The nucleotide sequence TGCAATTTTCCACATTGTTTACATATTGTCCACACCTATCTTCTATTGTATAATAGATCTATTTTACCCATCAGGTCTAGAAATACGTTGGTACTGTACTTGGTCGAGGATAGAAAACTTTGGAATGGCTTTAGTCTTGACTTTTATTGCTGGATATGGTGTCGATGTGGTGGTTGAAAGCCAACAAGCCAACTGGTTTCCAAAATACGAAAGGAGATATTTTTATCTGTTTtcctttttttactttttccatGTGATGATTTTCGCCATTTCCGCCAGCATTTGTTTCAAAAGCGGCCTTCGAAACAACTTCAATTTTTACTTTTTAACCATCTACTATCTCGTTACTGTAATTTTTCTACTGTATCTTGGCATTAGTAACAAAGATGGCAAACTGGTTAAAACAAAGTCATACGCTCTAAACATATCTATAGTTATATTACTCCTATGGTTGCCATTATTCGTCGTTTACAATTTAATAAATATACTAAGAAAGAGAAACGTAGAAATAGTGTTGTGGTATCTAGCATTTTTACCGGAATACTTAGCGTATTCTTGTTCAGTAGTTGTTTGTTGGAAATTGTGGAAGGGCCAAAAACAGTTTAAAACTGCTTTTAGGAAAATATTCAGAAGAGAGGTCTCCCTTGCGGACTATGAAGAGTTGTTTATGGTAGAAAATAATGTAAATTCGGACCAAAACAAATTGTAGAACGGACAATAAacgttaaataaaataatataggtATTTAACTGTATGTACGTCTAGCAATATATCATTCAGTAAGTTGTTATTTCAAGTTTGTGCTATATGTGTGTATGGCTTAATACTTTTCTTGTGCCATTGCTAAGTAATATTTATGAGGCTGTATATCAGCTATACTCATATACAGTGCTATAAGCTATTTCTAaggttcttaaaaattttttcactttttgtggatctTCACTTATTCTATTAAATCAGCTTATCCCATTTTTTATGTTCCTTTGTACTGAATGCACCCATCACTTCATTGGTCATCCCATTGTCTTTCATACTTACAATATTATCTGGAATCGAATTCTGAACATTATGAATCCTCTCTTAGGCCATATGCCTCTTCACGGTAGGGTATTATTTTGTGGGGATGAGCTTAACATCAGCTTGCGTTCCCAACAGTTCCATATCTTAGCTCCTCTTTTCTCTCTCACTCTCTCTCACTCTCTCCCTCTCTGggtatttcttttcttttatataggtaacagataccccccccccccctctaCGCCCTAACTTTCTGTTAATTTGTGTTTCCAATAATTATTGGTGTTTTCGTTATCTTTAGTCTtcttctaccgatatttttgaagatatttcgTAAACTTGTTTCCCAGTTCTAcatcttttcttttttcttgagTTCTTAGATCGTGGTCAACTTGGATACAATACTTTTAATCGAAAGATTGTACTAAACATCCTTGCTTACTTAATTCGTGGCGTTGCAAACCTTAGTGGGTTTTAGCTGACTCaacaacatgcctccactcttctctgtcttgagcAATCTCCATCCAGTTCTCCACACTCAAAGCTTTCAGGTCCTCTGTtttattatctcgccaccggagtcgagtGTGTCCACGTGATCTTCTttcagttgggacttcctcccacaccAGCCTTATGGTTCTTTGGTTGGAATGTTttctgaggtgtcctgcccatCGGAGTCTTCAAGACTTCCCAAGTAGCACAAAAAaacattttagtattatttaaggtttataaaggttttattgtggtaactaataagataatggttttaaagttaccttgtaattattctgccagaactttaaaactgttaagcatttgtcactagaaagtatctaataagagtatcaaataagactaattaaccTTTATAggtaatttgtcttattgtagttttgaaatggtttattctcatttcactttaaaactaatcagtttcatgaagaacttccggactgtttggttttattagattcttgtttgttaccttttaattttattgcagttttaaagattctcctgatatgactaataaaacctattattaaaactacttcacctcaagactattatgtcggTAAagcatatgccttaaaactatttttttatttttctttaaattagttttcttaaaagcaattagtaggctatattaaaaccaaacgctcttaacagAATCAAtgtggttatcgtaaagactaaactatgcttcttgttagaaacaataaaactaaactcatcccctcttaTTTCATGACCAAAATGGTCGAATATTTGTTTCAGAgaaaacagtggtgtagtgtgttgtcaAAAGTGGAAGTACATTTAGTATGaaagaaataagtcgcaagtacttaaaatataaacaaactggtcattttaaaagaaaaatataacacacacagcactacgacgcgaCGCCttgattttaggttagattcacattaaaaccaaGTGGcatttattgacagcagcattaaaactaaacggttttaattccaaggcaacctttcttttatgtaggatatatgctcctgcaacggtataaaataaaaccatttgatcttaacaattctctgtcgatagaccaaatagttttatttggaattcggccatattgctttctggagatgctgaaagccatgataggttgcaatataaggcttacataaaaattataaataagcgagtTAAAgggacataaattcgatttattttaacactaaaagattaaaattgtagataatagtatattacatacctagcgggaaagtactctatttcagccgagcggcaaggtagtttaccgaggtgcgaagcaccaAGGTAAACTACAGACacgaggctagaatgagttcccgcgaggtttgtatagtattttactcacaatcggttagtattttatggatttctaatacaCACAATCTACCAATgataatttcgtttcaaatatctgtatccattttcattatgtgataagatgaattattttaagtaacctgtgagatcgttgctaggtaacaaaacaagttttTTGAATCTGACACTTAGGCGACACACGACGCCATACattgtacatataatcaaattgtgtttattttacaaaaatgtctgataGTGAATTTGAATGTACGCCACCAGAACTGCGGGTAGCTGCAGAGAGAGCTACTGAaggaataattcctgaaaaaagcAGGGAGAGGTATGAAAACACCTATGCACTATACAGTAAATGGTGCGTGGCTAAAggtgacagatgctagccgggaaagtactttcccggctagctgggaaagtaaagtaagtaataagtcgcttcctgattacttcaaaggttagaaatccataaattactaaccgattgtgagtaaaattatttttctttcaaattaatatttttcggatttaatttttgtattatttttattttttaatcgccaaaagttaAAAATGTTGGGGCGCGTGacttatttagacctatttttgttaacattatcaataaagttgggcgcgcaagtgtttttctaccttgagagtccgaaataaccaagtactttttattattttatggttacaaatacgtatctaaatatcataacacatgtaaaaatttgttggcctatatggagtatatgggtttaaagaatcatttaatatggtaaattgtctttaaaagtctccatttaaaaACCCTTTTTAAGTTTGTTATCAAACggcctgcacttaaagtgtcttttaatatggttttaaaagcacctttaCAGCAGCTTctaaaccagttgcttaagaaaacaaagttttaagaaggtttttatttgtggttttattgacctctttcagagtgggccttttatgctgaaagcggttttattgcaaccttaaggtttacttaaaaaccaaatggttttaattttagttttattctacagttttaaagcatatttaaaagacccgttcggtgctacttgggtttatttcttttattttgttgGCATATGTAGGAAACGGCTCTCCCAACAACAACTagtctatttaaagcatcagttaataaaatagttatagccagaatgatcgccaatattcgaaacgaataggcaccaaaagaagaagattatgTTGGCGTCTCGGTATAGTTCTTCCAGCTCTTTATTAGTTCTTATCCTATTTTGTCCTGCTGCTTTATCAAGCACAGGCACAAAGATtttccttaggatttttctttcctaAACACGTAGTCTcccttcgtttgcctttgttatcgtccacgtttcgctgcCATACATCACTACGGAtcgtatgattgttttatgtAGTTGAATTTTTGTATGTCTTGtgaacaattttaattttataaggttttgaagGGCATACAGATATCTGTATTACACATACGTACTTTGACATATTTTTCTCCATTAAAAAGCCTCTTTTTGAAGTTTTTACATCTAGGTACTCTGTGTATTCAGCATCAATACATATTTCTAAGGTAAAATTTACACCTTTTATTATCTTCACGTACATAATACACTTAGGAGACTAAACTCGTATTGTGCCACCCTATATATTTACCATTAGGATGCAATTTTATCATTAGAAACTAATTCTAGATAATTATGAAGTcgttgttatattttatatttttatattttatgtaatataaatgtAAATGTCACCAAAGAATTTgtgtaaatattttatattttaattaaaatattatcaatagtgtAGTCAATGTTGTGAAAAATTAGCAATATAGATAATGCATGATGTTGTATAGCTTAATTTATTAAAGTTTAAAGACTTAATTTGGTGTTTATTCATTGGAATAATATTACCATCTTCAACAAAGACAggatttcaataaaaaaatcatagaaagACTAAATAGCATGGAAActaataaaagataaattgcctGAAGAATATTACAATGTAACGCAAATGGCCCTTGCAACATCAGCAGAAGATACTATTTACCTTAGacaaccaaaaaaattaatatacgtTTAATATTAGAGACAAATAAGTGGATATCAAAAATTTATCAAGCTCTTCACCCTAGAGACCAGCTAGTTGGAGGAGCAGCAGTCATATgtactaaaaaataattaattcgCTTCGAAAAATAAAGTATGGAGACTAAAGCCATTCAGGCAGCTGGTATAAGTGTcaacggtgggcagggcacgtggtccgcatgcatgagaatagaatccccagaaaattgctaaatgcaagaatgcagggaaaaagacctgttagaagacctaaaaagagatgggaagacgaagtcgatgaggatgccaggaacttcttgggaacgcgttcatggaaaagaacagcggtaaatcgaaatgattggagaagcttgttgaaggaggccaaggctcgatttgggctgtagtgccattggatggatggatggtataagtgtcaaaacaaaaaaatatgaaataagaATAGTAGCTGCCTATTCCTCACCAAAACTTCCTTCGACACCTAAAGGTTGAAGAGGACCGATTATGTACCATTGGCAGAATGTGCTCAACACGCTTGGGATGATAGTAGGTACTATTGTACAAACTAATCAAAAACCACTACAGAGCGGAGCCAGATAAGTGATGTAGGTACAGATTAATACATAGTCAGCTACATAATTTGTCAAGTGCATGGTGCTGACAATAGAAAGCTAATCGAAGCAGATATTGTGATGGGGCAGCCTATCGATACAACAGCTACGAGATATAGCTTTGACAAAAAGTTCAAAACTAATATACCAGGCAAGGAAGACTGGAAGGAAGGTGTACCCATACAAGCTGCTGCTATCTGGTATACTGATGGCTCAAAAACATCGGAAGGTGTGGAATGTGGAAGCCGGCATAGTAGGGGCAAATCAAGGGATATATTTCCCGTTAAGCCTATCTAAGGATGTCTAAgcctctataaacggaagaacagtaaataacataagattcgctgatgacaccgttataatggcagacacccttgagtcgctacaagaattgttaaatagaattaacgattattgcattcgatatggactcaaaataaacaagaaaaaaactaaatttatgattgtctcaaaaacacaacatggaaatgaaaggttaatactagagcaaacccaaatagaaaaagtaaagacatacaaatatctgggaacctgggttgatgacaaaaatgaccaaagcaaagaaattaaagtccgaattgaaactgcaaggcaagcatttataaaaatgaagacaccgcttacaaacaaagaccttcagttgcctctcagattgagggctctaagatgctacatattttctatattactatacggaatggaagcttggacattgaaaaggcaacatataagaaaaatagtagcgttcgaaatgtggtgttaaagaagaatgttgaaaattcagtgggttcaaaggattaccaatgttgaagtgctacgacgtttaaataaggagttagaaattatgaacagtataaaaacaagaaaactagaatatttgggtcacataaccagaggagaaaaatatgagctgctgagagtaATTATGCAAGGAAGAATCCAAGGAAAaaaagcataggaagaagacgcatctcctggctgaggaaccttagagaatggtttaactgtagttcattacaactgttcagagcagcagccaacaaagtgaccatagccattatgatatccaacctccgctaggagatggaactttaagaagaagaagaaggatgtCAAAGTTTTCCAGGCGGAAATAGCGTCAATTTTCCAGGTGAAAGAAATA is from Diabrotica virgifera virgifera chromosome 9, PGI_DIABVI_V3a and encodes:
- the LOC126892035 gene encoding uncharacterized protein LOC126892035, translated to MADNSSSWDDDPHLEKPGRDWLEYLALATDYFSIPLCFISVLCDILLIAVILKYRRLKNRTNFYLLNFAIFHIVYILSTPIFYCIIDLFYPSGLEIRWYCTWSRIENFGMALVLTFIAGYGVDVVVESQQANWFPKYERRYFYLFSFFYFFHVMIFAISASICFKSGLRNNFNFYFLTIYYLVTVIFLLYLGISNKDGKLVKTKSYALNISIVILLLWLPLFVVYNLINILRKRNVEIVLWYLAFLPEYLAYSCSVVVCWKLWKGQKQFKTAFRKIFRREVSLADYEELFMVENNVNSDQNKL